The Effusibacillus lacus DNA segment GGACGACGGTTCCGGACAGGTAGCGGTGCGTGTGGCCGAACTGCTCGGAATTCCGCACATCTCCACCATCACCAAGCTTGAGATTGACGGAACCAGGGTCACCGCTCACCGGGATGCGGAAGGGGATCTGGAAATTGTGGAGGCAACCCTGCCGGTGCTGGTCACCGCTCAACAGGGGCTCAACGAGCCTCGGTATCCTTCCCTGCTGGGGATCCGGAAAGCCAACAAGATTCCGTTGCATGTGGTGGGAGCAGGCGACCTGAACGTTTCGGCGAGTGCGAAAAACGAAGTGGTCGAAACCTACCTGCCGAAGGAAAAGACCGGCGGCCGCATCCTGGAAGGGGATACACCGGCTCGGGTCAAAGAACTGGTCTCGCTCCTTCGCAACGAAGACAAGGTCATCTAACGCAGGACTACCAAAACGCAGGGCTTACCAAAAGATTCGGAAAGCCTCAACCGGAGGTTCTTCTGAAGGA contains these protein-coding regions:
- a CDS encoding electron transfer flavoprotein subunit beta/FixA family protein, with protein sequence MKILVLMKQTFDTEEKIVLDGGKVKEDGVQFIINPYDEYAIEEALVLRDKFGGEVTVVTLGPARAEEALRKALAMGADHGVHINDEALFGDEYKAAKVLAEYIKGQEYDIILGGNMSVDDGSGQVAVRVAELLGIPHISTITKLEIDGTRVTAHRDAEGDLEIVEATLPVLVTAQQGLNEPRYPSLLGIRKANKIPLHVVGAGDLNVSASAKNEVVETYLPKEKTGGRILEGDTPARVKELVSLLRNEDKVI